The DNA region CACACGCTTCGACATGTGGCTTTTCCCAGAACAATACATATGCCAACAATGCGGCTACAAGGGACCAGTCACACTCGAACTCGAAGAACAAAAGGAAAACAAGGAAACAGGTGAAAAAGAAAAGGGCGGAGCCTAATCTGGCAACTCCAAGCCCAATTGACGCTTCAAACTCTTGTAACGGTTCCTAACCGTAACCTCAGTCACGCCAGCAGCCTCAGCAATGTCCTTCTGAGTCTTCTTCTCATTACTCTGCAAGCAGGCAATGTACAAAGCGGCAGCAGCCAAACCCATAGGATCTTTGCCAGAAGCCGCACGCCTCCTCTTAGCTTCATGAATGATCTTGATAGCCAAGCCCTGCGTCGGACCACTAATGCCCGTGCGCTCAGCAATCTTAGACACATAAGTCATGGGATCAGCAATGGGCATCTGCATCTCAAGCTCGCGCAGCAACAATCGATAGCAACGAGCCACGTCCTTCTTGTCAACCAAGCTGGCTTCAGCAATTTCACGTAAGGTCCGAGGGGTCTCGGTGTTGCGACACGCAGCGTACAGAGATGCAGCAGCGATAGCTGCGATTGATCTGCCTCTCACCAAACCCTTCTCTAAAGATTTGCGGTATACAACAGCAGCCTTCTCCTTAATCGGCCCAGGAATGTACAGCTTGTCAGACAGTCGATCTAACTCAGCCATAGCTTGAGCCAAGTTGCGGTCAACAGACGAATGCACACGAGAACGAATCTGCCACTTCCGCAAACGCCACATCTGCAAGCGAGTGGACAACGGCAGTTTGCGTCCAAAAGCGTCTCTGTCAACCCTTCCGATGGCTGTGGACAAACCTTTATCATGAACCGAATACGAGGTAGGTACGCCGACACGGCTGCGGGATTCCTTCTCCTCCTGCGTAAAAGCACGCCACTCAGGACCCTTGTCCAATGTTTGCTCATGCAGAACTAGGCCACAATTGCTGCAAACGGTTTCTCCACTATCGTAATCGTGAACCAGACTTGTGCTGCCACATTCGGGACATTTGTCCGCGAGTCTGGGCTTTGCCTCTGCCTTCGCCACGGTCATTCCCCACTATATACGCTGAAAAGGCGAGAAAACCGTCACCAAGCGAGAAGTTCAGCGAGAACTTACGGGCTTAGAATTCGTCCATCTGGCCCCGCCGTATTTTGATTCTTAGGAAAGGTTTAAATATATAAACGTTGCGATTTCCGTAAACATATCAATTTTACACTTTAAGTCCTAATATTGATGGTAGTCTTTTACAATTCATCTCTCTACTCCATGACGGTCTTATCAATGATGATATCATTCACAAAGTTGGAACCAGCCTGACTCATGAATGATTTATTAGTATGATGCTGTCAAATTGTGTTTTAGCCCGGTGCAGCCCGGTCGAGGCTAGTGGAGAAAGCTTCTGCTAGCCGCCGACTCTAGCGGTCAAGGATGGCGGGCTCTGGACCCGCTGACGAGAGTTCGAATCTCTCCCGGGCTACCATTCTGCATAGGTGGATGGGTGTACGTTGAGTGCTGAAAAATTTTTTTGTGGTGAAAGCTCGGCTTTTCTGGTTGCGGTTTGAGGTCTGTTCCTGTTTTTGTATGGTGTTTCTGGCGCTGTTGGCTCGTGTTCTTGCGTGACGTTCAATGTTGGTATGCGTGACGTTCAATGTTGCTATGCGTGGCATTTGCCTATGTTGGCTGATGCTCTGTGGGAAAAGAAATTTAGAAAGAAGAAGGCACCATGCCCCTTATACCTTCTTCTACCGGTGTTGTGGTTGTGTGCGTGGTGGTGTTGACTTGCGCTATTGTTTCATCATCATCACGGGTGGGTCTGGCTGAAGCTGTATGGACATCGTCGTCAGAGTGTTCCCGGTGACATCAACGCTCAGAATGTTGCTGGGGAGCTATGGCTGTTCTGAAGTTGTTGTTGACTAGTGTAGTGCTTTGCCCTCAACAACTTCTTGTATGTTGGAGGCGGTTTTCTTTTCAGATGTTATTAACTCTAGGTTAGAAACCGTAATAATACCGAGGGGCTTTAGGTTTAGAAGTAGTTGTCTGCGCCGCGTGTACGTTGACTACTACTTCTTTGCTGGTTTGCGGTTGGTAGCTGTGGGCGTGTGGGTGTGATGGAGTGTGGTTTAGGAGTTTTTTTGTGGCTTGGGCTATCTTGAAGTAATCAGGAAGCAACGGTGAAAGATCAGGCGAGTGGTAGAAGCGGATTGACGGTTTATCTGAGTTCGGTTATTGCTCTTGAGATTTCGTGGGCGTCGACTCCGATGATTGTGGATACTTTTTTGATTTCTGTTTTTGTGAAGGCTTGTGATGTTTTTCTTGCTTTTTCAGGTGCGTAGATGAAATATAGTTGGTTTTTGAGTTGGCTGATTTTTGTGTTTGAGTGCCAGAGTAGGGCGTAGATGTCGGCTATGTCTTTGATTCTTTTGTCTTCTTTGTCGCGGTTGATGACGGAGTTAAGTTTCATCGCTAGGAGCACGTGAGTTTGTGGCATTAGTATGTTGATGCCAAATAGTTTTGTTGTGATGCTGAGTTTCTTGGTGAAGACTAGGGAGAGAAGGGGTTCGTCGATGGGGACAAATCCTAGTGTTGGTTTGATTTTGGGATGTATGTAGTCTACGATCAGGTCCACGTAGAGGCGCAGGATTTCGTATTGTTGGAGTCTAGCCGACTCTCCTGGAGTCAACTCTTTTCCAGTTTCTAGGGTGAAGTCTTTGGCTAGCCTGAAGCTTATGGGTTGGAATCCCATGTTTTCGATTTGCTTGAGCGCGTTGCAGAATTCTGATTTTCTGAGTTGTTCTTCTGACAAGTTTTTGTCTATGTGGAAGCCTATGTCGATGTCTCTTGATCCGATGTAGTTTCTGCCTGTGGCTTTTTCGAAGTTTTGGTTCACAGTGTGGTAAGCTGCCCAACCGCCTAAGAGGCAGGCGTTGCCTTTGACTAGTTTGAAGATTTTCTGTAGGTATTTTTCTGCGGTTTGTATTTCAGCTGATTCGTACAATGTTCATTGCGACCTTTTCGAGTAATTCTTGTGCTGCCTCAGTGCATACGCCGCCCTCTTCTAAGAGGTCGACAATGAGTTGTGGAGGTGAGACGATTTTTAGTTCTCTTCGTTCCAGTGAGCGGTAGAATACGTGGCTGTCTGCTATGAGTAGTCTTAGGTTGCCTTTTCCAACGAGGCCTTCTTGTCTTATGAGCCGGTGCCATAAGTCTTCGTCCTCGCGTCTGATGTATAGGTCGGTGCGTGAGGGGAAAAGAAGGTGTTGGACTAGGTTTTCGGCTCGATAAGTTGTGAGAGCATACGGCAGTTTAATTGTTCTGAGCAGATTGAGCGGGTCTTTGTGCATGTATTCGATTTTTTCGGGCTTTGTTTTGACTTCTAGCCAGTATTTGATAAGGCCTTCGTAGTCTTTCACTGTTGTTTTCTCTACGAGCCCTTTTGTTTGGAGTTTTTGTAGGAATTCGTGGACCCATGGGAACGTGCATTCGGCTTCTTTGGCGACTCGGTACATCGTGAGCGCGCCGGTTGGCTCGTTTAGGAGTACCCGTATTATGCGCTCCCGCACGGTGCCTCTTTGTTTCATGGTGTTCATCTGCGATATATAGGTAAGGCATATAAACACAGCGTTTTACCGATATATAGGTAACTCTGCGATTTTAAATACGCTACCTACATAGGCTCCATCGAAATCGGATTTACTGTGAAGTTCTTCGTTGCAGAGTATCAACTGACCCGTTTGGATAAGGTGCGGTACCGTCGCGTACCCTGAAGACATCGTCGGCTTCAGCATTAAAGAAGCACTGGGCGGACAGGGGGTCTTCAGCTTAAACGTAATGAAATAGCATATGTTTTCGAATTATTTTCTCTTTGACTCGTTCTCTTTTACTCTGAATTTCACAATTTTCTTCACAAGATCAAACGGGATCGGTTTGCTTAATGGAAATTGGGCAGTCCCTCTGCTTGTCTTAAAGGGAGATAACTCTTTTTTGAAAGCTTTGATCCCTGATGAAGTGGGATAAAAGCCGACATGATTCTTGTATGCTGCGAAATGCACCAAGTGCCTCCCATTGAGGTCAAATGTGGGTATTCCATAGCTTATGGTTTCTTCAGCTTTAGGTGCTGATTCCCTAATTACCCGCCTAAGTTCCTGTAAAACATCTCTAACATTTTTCGGGAATTTAGCGACATATTCATCCATGGTTTTTGATTGACTTTTTGATGTTGCCATGTCTTTTCGTTAACTAAAGTTTCTGAATAAAGTTTTCTGAATGAAATGTGGAAAACTTTCAAACTATCTTAAACATGCCCAGCAACCTGAAGAATACTCCGCCTAATGCGACTGCGAAGGCGACTTCGAAGATCGTTATGTACAGAGTTGTTTTCCATCCGAATTCCTTCTTGAGCATGAAGAAAGTGGCGACACAGGGAACATAAATCATGGTTACAAACGCGAGAACAATCATTTGAGTTGGAGTGAAGACTTCTGCAAGGTTTGCTGTGCCGAACAAGATTGCAGGCATGATTACCACAAGTTCTTTGCGCACGACTCCGAATAGGAGAAGCACGCTTGCGATTGCCGGGAGACCAAGCCACCAGACTGTCACAGGCGCTAGCAACGTCTCAACAGGTTTAAACAAGCCTGCAAACTGCATGACAGCGAGAAGTAGACCGCCAGCCATGTAAATGGGAAAAACCATGTACAATATTGACTTGATCCGTGCCCAAGTCTGAACCAACACAACACGCTTTGACGGCACACGCAAAGAGGGCAACTCCATTATCATGCCCATCGACTCGCCGGGAATCGCTTTGAACGCCAATCTACCCATCAAGAAAATTATTAC from Candidatus Bathyarchaeia archaeon includes:
- a CDS encoding transcription initiation factor IIB; translation: MAKAEAKPRLADKCPECGSTSLVHDYDSGETVCSNCGLVLHEQTLDKGPEWRAFTQEEKESRSRVGVPTSYSVHDKGLSTAIGRVDRDAFGRKLPLSTRLQMWRLRKWQIRSRVHSSVDRNLAQAMAELDRLSDKLYIPGPIKEKAAVVYRKSLEKGLVRGRSIAAIAAASLYAACRNTETPRTLREIAEASLVDKKDVARCYRLLLRELEMQMPIADPMTYVSKIAERTGISGPTQGLAIKIIHEAKRRRAASGKDPMGLAAAALYIACLQSNEKKTQKDIAEAAGVTEVTVRNRYKSLKRQLGLELPD
- a CDS encoding nucleotidyl transferase AbiEii/AbiGii toxin family protein, with the protein product MYESAEIQTAEKYLQKIFKLVKGNACLLGGWAAYHTVNQNFEKATGRNYIGSRDIDIGFHIDKNLSEEQLRKSEFCNALKQIENMGFQPISFRLAKDFTLETGKELTPGESARLQQYEILRLYVDLIVDYIHPKIKPTLGFVPIDEPLLSLVFTKKLSITTKLFGINILMPQTHVLLAMKLNSVINRDKEDKRIKDIADIYALLWHSNTKISQLKNQLYFIYAPEKARKTSQAFTKTEIKKVSTIIGVDAHEISRAITELR
- a CDS encoding DUF1801 domain-containing protein, with translation MATSKSQSKTMDEYVAKFPKNVRDVLQELRRVIRESAPKAEETISYGIPTFDLNGRHLVHFAAYKNHVGFYPTSSGIKAFKKELSPFKTSRGTAQFPLSKPIPFDLVKKIVKFRVKENESKRK